The Vicia villosa cultivar HV-30 ecotype Madison, WI linkage group LG1, Vvil1.0, whole genome shotgun sequence genome includes a region encoding these proteins:
- the LOC131643856 gene encoding exocyst complex component EXO70A1-like, which translates to MGIAMVGTDLLSEKAAIMRESLQKSQTITDNVVTILGSFDHRLSTLEAAMRPTQIRTHSIRQAHENIDKTLKAAEIILSHFDQYRQAENKILKGPHEDLENYLEAIAKLRSNIQFFGTKNSFRNSDGVVSHASSLLTKAISKLQDEFNQLLSSYSKPVEPERLFDCLPNSMRPSSGSPGHEGEHNGKSNHHADSHNNNADAVVYTPPVLIPPRILPLLHDLAQQMIEAGHRSQLLKIYREARSNVLEESLQKLGVEKLNKDDVQKLQWEILEAKIGNWIHFMRIAVKLLFAGERKVCDQIFEGFDSLAEQCFAEVTTNSVSMLLSFGDAIAKSKRSPEKLFVLLDMYEIMQELHSEIDTLFKGKACSEIRDAATALTKRLAQTAQETFGDFEEAVEKDATKTAVTDGTVHPLTSYVINYVKFLFDYRSTLKQLFQEFEGGNDSSQLATVTMRIMQALQINLDGKSKQYKDPALTHLFLMNNIHYIVRSVRRSEAKDLLGDDWVQRHRRIVQQHANQYKRNAWAKILQCMSIQGLASSGGGSNTAGGDGGTGGSSGASRALVKDRFKTFNIMFEELHQKQSQWTVPDSELRESLRLAVAEVLLPAYRSFVKRFGPLVESGKTPQKYIKYTAEDLDRMLGEFFEGKNMSETKR; encoded by the exons ATGGGAATAGCAATGGTTGGAACTGATTTGCTGAGTGAAAAAGCAGCCATCATGCGAGAGTCTCTTCAAAAGAGCCAAACCATTACAGACAACGTTGTCACTATTCTTGGTTCCTTTGACCACCGTTTATCCACCCTTGAAGCTGCCATGCGTCCAACTCAG ATTAGGACACATTCTATTAGGCAAGCTCATGAGAATATTGACAAGACTTTGAAGGCTGCTGAGATTATATTGTCCCACTTTGATCAGTATCGTCAG GCTGAGAACAAAATACTCAAAGGGCCACATGAAGACCTAGAAAACTATCTTGAAGCAATTGCCAAGTTAAGAAGCAACATTCAGTTTTTTGGCACTAAGAACAGTTTTAGGAATAGTGATGGTGTTGTCAGCCATGCCAGTAGTTTGCTAACAAAAGCTATTTCTAAGCTACAGGACGAGTTTAATCAGCTATTATCATCTTACAG CAAACCTGTGGAACCCGAGCGCCTCTTTGATTGTCTTCCAAACTCAATGCGACCTTCGTCAGGATCGCCTGGTCATGAGGGTGAACATAATGGCAAGTCCAATCACCATGCTGATTCTCACAACAATAATGCTGATGCTGTTGTATACACACCTCCCGTCCTTATACCACCAAGAATTTTGCCACTACTACATGATTTAGCTCAGCAAATGATTGAAGCCGGTCACCGATCACAGTTACTCAAAATATACAG GGAAGCCCGTTCTAATGTATTGGAAGAAAGCCTCCAAAAACTTGGAGTTGAGAAACTCAACAAAGACGATGTTCAAAAGCTACAGTGGGAGATTTTAGAAGCCAAAATCGgaaactggattcatttcatgcGAATAGCT GTGAAATTGTTGTTTGCTGGTGAGAGGAAAGTTTGTGACCAGATATTTGAAGGCTTTGATTCACTCGCCGAACAATGTTTTGCCGAGGTGACTACAAACAGTGTCTCTATGCTACTTAGCTTTGGAGACGCAATAGCCAAAAGCAAGAGATCTCCGGAAAAATTATTTGTACTTTTGGACATGTATGAAATAATGCAAGAGCTGCATTCAGAG ATTGATACACTATTTAAAGGCAAAGCTTGTTCTGAAATAAGAGACGCAGCAACGGCTTTGACAAAACGACTTGCACAAACAGCGCAGGAGACCTTTGGGGATTTTGAAGAAGCAGTTGAAAAAGATGCTACAAAGACTGCAGTAACAGATGGAACTGTTCATCCTTTGACTAGCTATGTTATTAACTATGTGAAGTTTTTGTTTGA CTACCGGTCCACGTTGAAGCAACTTTTCCAAGAGTTTGAAGGTGGAAATGATTCTTCCCAGCTAGCAACTGTAACAATGCGAATAATGCAAGCTCTGCAAATCAATCTAGATGGTAAATCAAAGCAGTATAAAGACCCGGCATTGACACATCTTTTTCTCATGAACAATATTCATTATATTGTCAGATCAGTTAGAAG GTCGGAAGCCAAGGATTTGCTTGGAGATGATTGGGTACAAAGGCATAGGAGGATTGTGCAGCAGCATGCAAATCAATACAAAAGAAATGCTTGGGCAAAG ATTCTCCAATGCATGTCTATTCAGGGACTTGCCTCATCGGGCGGTGGTAGTAATACCGCAGGCGGTGACGGTGGAACTGGAGGTAGTAGTGGTGCTTCAAGAGCACTTGTTAAAGACAG GTTTAAGACATTCAATATTATGtttgaggaacttcatcagaAACAATCACAATGGACAGTTCCAGACAGCGAGCTGCGAGAGTCTCTCAGGCTTGCAGTTGCGGAAGTCTTGTTACCTGCGTATCGATCATTCGTGAAACGTTTTGG GCCTCTAGTCGAGAGTGGAAAGACACCTCAGAAGTACATAAAATACACTGCAGAAGATCTAGATCGAATGTTAGGCGAGTTTTTTGAAGGAAAAAACATGAGTGAAACTAAGAGGTGA
- the LOC131643858 gene encoding nudix hydrolase 26, chloroplastic-like, with translation MALCRFAYSPVNHIHFPKYPPKHIKFPSLPLSALSFSVTSTMEAPPEGYRRNVGICLFNNSKKVFAASRLDIPNSWQMPQGGIDEGEDPRNAAIRELREETGVSSAEVIAEAPFWFTYDFPPKVRERLNIQWGTDWKGQAQKWFLFKFTGQDQEINLLGDGTEKPEFGEWAWISAEQVIDLAVDFKKPVYREVLAAFAPHLQ, from the exons ATGGCTTTATGCCGATTTGCTTATTCTCCTGTCAACCATATTCATTTCCCGAAATACCCTCCCAAACACATCAAATTCCCCTCCCTGCCACTTTCTGCACTCTCCTTTTCTGTGACATCAACAATGGAAGCTCCTCCTGAAGGCTACCGCAGAAACGTTGGAATCTGTCTCTTCAATAACAGCAAAAAg GTTTTCGCGGCTTCAAGGCTGGATATTCCCAATTCATGGCAAATGCCCCAG GGTGGTATTGATGAAGGTGAGGATCCGAGAAATGCTGCTATTAGGGAATTAAGAGAAGAGACTGGAGTTAGTTCAGCAGAAGTAATTGCAGAG GCACCTTTTTGGTTTACTTATGACTTCCCACCAAAAGTGAGGGAGAGATTAAATATTCAGTGGGGAACTGATTGGAAGGGGCAGGCacaaaaatg GTTTCTTTTTAAGTTCACTGGGCAAGATCAAGAAATCAATCTTTTGGGTGATGGTACTGAGAAACCTGAGTTCGGGGAATGGGCATGGATATCAGCAGAACAAGTTATTGATCTT GCAGTGGATTTCAAGAAGCCTGTCTACAGGGAAGTACTTGCTGCATTTGCTCCACATCTCCAGTAA
- the LOC131643857 gene encoding uncharacterized protein LOC131643857 isoform X2, protein MEFWEGLPQDMKSLAIELYQTKCNMNETIVICHSEPGAWYPPLFQTLPCPPSVYRDFKSVIGRTMFETDRVNDEHVERINKMDYVWVPTEFHKSTFVESGVVPSKVVKIVQPIDVKFFDPVKYEPLDLGSTAERVLGSGGSEGFVFLSIFKWEYRKGWDVLLKSYLKEFSRDDSVALYLLTNPYHTDSDFGNKILDFVESSDFEEPDSGWASVYVIDTHIAQSDLPRVYKAADAFVLPSRGEGWGRPLVEAMSMSLPVIATNWSGPTEFLTEDNSYPLPVDRMSEVMEGPFKGHLWAEPSEHKLRFLMRQVVDNPDEAKAIGRKAREDMIRQFSPEIVAEIVADHLQNILGR, encoded by the coding sequence ATGGAATTTTGGGAGGGTTTACCACAGGATATGAAGAGTTTGGCTATTGAGTTGTACCAAACAAAGTGTAATATGAATGAGACTATTGTGATTTGTCATAGTGAGCCTGGTGCTTGGTATCCACCTTTGTTTCAAACATTGCCGTGTCCGCCGTCGGTTTACCGTGATTTTAAGTCTGTGATTGGGAGGACTATGTTTGAGACTGATAGAGTGAATGATGAACATGTCGAGCGTATTAATAAAATGGATTATGTTTGGGTTCCTACAGAGTTTCATAAGTCTACATTTGTTGAAAGTGGGGTTGTTCCTTCCAAGGTGGTGAAGATTGTTCAACCTATTGATGTGAAGTTCTTTGATCCGGTTAAGTACGAGCCGTTGGATCTTGGTTCTACGGCGGAACGGGTTTTAGGTTCTGGAGGGAGTGAGGGTTTTGTGTTTCTGAGTATCTTTAAGTGGGAGTATAGGAAAGGGTGGGATGTGTTGTTGAAATCGTATTTGAAGGAGTTTTCGAGAGATGATAGTGTTGCGTTATACTTGTTGACGAATCCTTATCATACTGACAGTGATTTTGGGAACAAAATATTGGATTttgttgaaagttctgattttgaagAACCGGATAGTGGTTGGGCTTCGGTCTATGTTATTGATACACACATTGCACAAAGTGACTTGCCAAGGGTTTACAAGGCAGCGGATGCTTTCGTTCTTCCTTCAAGAGGGGAAGGATGGGGAAGACCTCTGGTGGAAGCCATGTCAATGTCGTTGCCGGTGATTGCTACGAATTGGTCGGGACCGACTGAATTTTTAACAGAGGATAATAGCTACCCACTGCCAGTAGATAGAATGAGTGAAGTAATGGAAGGTCCATTCAAGGGACATCTTTGGGCTGAACCTTCTGAACATAAACTCCGGTTTCTTATGAGGCAGGTGGTGGATAACCCGGATGAGGCTAAAGCCATAGGTAGAAAGGCAAGGGAGGACATGATAAGACAGTTCTCGCCTGAGATTGTGGCAGAAATTGTTGCAGACCACTTACAAAACATATTAGGGAGGTAA
- the LOC131643857 gene encoding uncharacterized protein LOC131643857 isoform X1, whose protein sequence is MNPAESNHHHVPPNPTPQPLLSKFKKFTFQTLPLLILLTAIALAFTKSNYFKLHYFKYSLKSQTLFSPPKPLSTPSHCVLWMAPFLSPGGYSSESWSYILSLHTHIKMRSFRLAIQHHGDLESMEFWEGLPQDMKSLAIELYQTKCNMNETIVICHSEPGAWYPPLFQTLPCPPSVYRDFKSVIGRTMFETDRVNDEHVERINKMDYVWVPTEFHKSTFVESGVVPSKVVKIVQPIDVKFFDPVKYEPLDLGSTAERVLGSGGSEGFVFLSIFKWEYRKGWDVLLKSYLKEFSRDDSVALYLLTNPYHTDSDFGNKILDFVESSDFEEPDSGWASVYVIDTHIAQSDLPRVYKAADAFVLPSRGEGWGRPLVEAMSMSLPVIATNWSGPTEFLTEDNSYPLPVDRMSEVMEGPFKGHLWAEPSEHKLRFLMRQVVDNPDEAKAIGRKAREDMIRQFSPEIVAEIVADHLQNILGR, encoded by the coding sequence ATGAATCCCGCCGAATCAAACCACCACCATGTTCCCCCCAATCCAACACCCCAACCCTTactatcaaaattcaaaaaattcacaTTCCAAACCCTCCCCTTATTGATTCTACTCACAGCAATCGCATTAGCTTTCACAAAATCAAATTACTTTAAACTTCATTACTTCAAATACTCCCTCAAATCACAAACCCTATTTTCACCCCCAAAACCACTTTCCACACCCTCCCATTGTGTCCTATGGATGGCCCCTTTTCTTTCACCTGGTGGGTATAGCTCAGAAAGTTGGTCTTACATTTTATCTCTTCATACTCACATAAAAATGCGTTCTTTTAGGTTAGCAATTCAGCACCATGGTGATCTTGAATCTATGGAATTTTGGGAGGGTTTACCACAGGATATGAAGAGTTTGGCTATTGAGTTGTACCAAACAAAGTGTAATATGAATGAGACTATTGTGATTTGTCATAGTGAGCCTGGTGCTTGGTATCCACCTTTGTTTCAAACATTGCCGTGTCCGCCGTCGGTTTACCGTGATTTTAAGTCTGTGATTGGGAGGACTATGTTTGAGACTGATAGAGTGAATGATGAACATGTCGAGCGTATTAATAAAATGGATTATGTTTGGGTTCCTACAGAGTTTCATAAGTCTACATTTGTTGAAAGTGGGGTTGTTCCTTCCAAGGTGGTGAAGATTGTTCAACCTATTGATGTGAAGTTCTTTGATCCGGTTAAGTACGAGCCGTTGGATCTTGGTTCTACGGCGGAACGGGTTTTAGGTTCTGGAGGGAGTGAGGGTTTTGTGTTTCTGAGTATCTTTAAGTGGGAGTATAGGAAAGGGTGGGATGTGTTGTTGAAATCGTATTTGAAGGAGTTTTCGAGAGATGATAGTGTTGCGTTATACTTGTTGACGAATCCTTATCATACTGACAGTGATTTTGGGAACAAAATATTGGATTttgttgaaagttctgattttgaagAACCGGATAGTGGTTGGGCTTCGGTCTATGTTATTGATACACACATTGCACAAAGTGACTTGCCAAGGGTTTACAAGGCAGCGGATGCTTTCGTTCTTCCTTCAAGAGGGGAAGGATGGGGAAGACCTCTGGTGGAAGCCATGTCAATGTCGTTGCCGGTGATTGCTACGAATTGGTCGGGACCGACTGAATTTTTAACAGAGGATAATAGCTACCCACTGCCAGTAGATAGAATGAGTGAAGTAATGGAAGGTCCATTCAAGGGACATCTTTGGGCTGAACCTTCTGAACATAAACTCCGGTTTCTTATGAGGCAGGTGGTGGATAACCCGGATGAGGCTAAAGCCATAGGTAGAAAGGCAAGGGAGGACATGATAAGACAGTTCTCGCCTGAGATTGTGGCAGAAATTGTTGCAGACCACTTACAAAACATATTAGGGAGGTAA
- the LOC131614506 gene encoding receptor-like protein kinase, translating into MECLLLLLLCFSTFLYVTSALNFEGLSLLSLLNHFTVVPASINSTWNSSHSTPCSWNGVQCNHALNVTSLNLSDYSLFGQLGPEIGNLVHLQTLDLSINDLSGEIPPELSNCSMLEYMDISVNNFSGEIPQSLFSIIQLQELYLNNNSLSGSIPANIGNLNNLYSFDFESNQLSGEIPESLGNCSQLSFVVLDSNQLEGVIPESLNNLTELSYLSVNFNNLEGTIQLGLRNCKKLEILSLSYNNFSGGIPSSLGNCSGLVEFYAAMNQLDGNIPSSFGLLHNLSKLIIPANLLSGNIPPQIGNCKSLEMLHLYTNRLDGEIPSELGKLSKLRDLRLYENLLVGEIPVSIWKIQSLVHVLLYNNSLSGELPSEMTELKNLKNVSLFNNRFSGVIPQTLGINSSLVLLDFVFNMFNGTLPPNLCFGKKLARLNMAGNRFIGRIPSDVGRCTSLIRLRLGDNYFTGPLPDFATNSSIGYMDISNNNINGTIPSSLSNCTNLSLLNLSMNSLTGSVPLELGNLVNLQSLHLSYNNLEGPLPPQLSKCTKMSSFDVGFNFLNGSFPSSFQSWTTLTTLILRENRFSGGIPAFMSEFENLNDLKLGGNNFGGNIPISIGKMQNLRYDLNLSANGLVGKLPPEIGNLNSLLKLDLSWNNLTGSIQVLDELSSLTELNISYNSFEGPLSQQLMNLTNSSQSFLGNPGLCVNLSLSNGLNFARSSNLSLCNHDDTKSKKLSNIAIVMIALGSSILAVLLLGLIYIFLVRRSKQEAVITEQNDSSNLLKKVMEATQNLSDEYIIGRGAAGIVYKAVISPDKILAVKKLVFGEDERKHISMSREVEALSKIRHRNLVRLEHVWLRENYGLISYKYMPNGSLYEALHENNPPQSLNWNIRNKIAVGIAQSLVYLHFDCDPVIVHRDIKTCNILLDSEMEPHVTDFGLAKILHRSSSSTSAQSINVSGTLGYIAPENAYTRAKGKESDVYSYGVVLLELISRKKAIDPSFMEGMDLVTWVRSLWEEAGVVDEIVDSELANEISNSNKVMKEVTKVLMVALRCTESDPRKRPTMRDVIKNL; encoded by the exons ATGGAGTGTCTTTTGTTGTTGCTTCTTTGCTTTTCTACATTCTTATATGTTACTTCTGCATTGAATTTTGAGGGTTTATCTCTATTATCACTCTTGAACCACTTTACTGTTGTGCCTGCTAGCATAAACTCCACATGGAATTCCTCTCATTCCACTCCATGTTCATGGAATGGAGTTCAATGTAATCATGCCCTAAATGTAACATCTCTAAACCTAAGTGATTATTCACTTTTTGGTCAATTAGGACCTGAAATTGGAAATTTAGTTCACCTTCAAACCCTAGATTTGTCAATCAATGATCTCTCAGGTGAAATTCCACCAGAGTTGAGCAATTGTAGTATGCTTGAGTACATGGATATTTCTGTAAACAATTTCAGTGGTGAAATTCCTCAATCCTTGTTTAGTATTATTCAATTGCAAGAGTTGTATCTGAACAATAATAGTTTAAGTGGTTCAATTCCTGCTAATATTGGAAACCTTAATAACCTTTACTCGTTCGATTTCGAGAGTAATCAGTTGTCAGGGGAAATTCCGGAATCCTTGGGAAATTGTAGTCAATTGAGTTTCGTAGTTTTGGATTCTAATCAATTGGAGGGAGTTATTCCTGAGAGTCTAAACAATCTAACAGAACTTTCTTATTTAAGCGTCAATTTTAATAATCTTGAAGGTACCATTCAATTAGGTTTGAGAAATTGCAAAAAGTTAGAAATTTTGAGTCTTTCATACAATAATTTTAGTGGTGGTATTCCATCAAGTTTAGGGAATTGCAGTGGTCTGGTAGAGTTCTATGCTGCAATGAATCAGTTAGATGGTAACATACCATCAAGCTTCGGTCTGCTTCACAATCTTTCTAAGCTAATAATTCCAGCGAATCTTTTATCGGGGAATATACCTCCACAGATCGGTAATTGCAAGTCATTGGAAATGTTACATTTGTATACCAATAGACTTGATGGAGAAATTCCTAGTGAATTGGGAAAATTGAGTAAGTTACGCGATCTTCGATTGTATGAAAACCTTCTGGTAGGGGAAATTCCAGTTAGCATATGGAAAATTCAAAGCCTTGTTCATGTTCTTTTGTATAATAATAGTCTCTCAGGGGAACTACCTTCAGAGATGACTGAGCTCAAAAATCTCAAGAACGTCTCATTGTTTAACAACCGATTCTCTGGAGTTATACCTCAAACTTTAGGAATTAATAGCAGTTTGGTGCTGTTGGATTTTGTGTTTAACATGTTCAATGGCACACTTCCACCAAATCTTTGTTTTGGGAAGAAATTAGCAAGGCTTAATATGGCTGGCAATCGATTTATTGGAAGGATACCTTCTGATGTAGGAAGGTGTACAAGTCTCATAAGGTTGAGACTTGGAGATAATTATTTTACGGGCCCTCTTCCTGATTTCGCAACAAATTCGAGTATCGGTTACATGGATATCAGCAACAACAATATCAATGGAACAATTCCATCAAGTTTGAGTAACTGCACAAATCTGTCACTTTTGAATTTGTCCATGAACAGCTTAACGGGTTCTGTACCTTTAGAGCTTGGAAACCTTGTGAATCTCCAGAGTTTGCATCTTTCTTACAATAACTTAGAAGGTCCTTTGCCACCTCAACTGTCAAAGTGTACCAAAATGAGTAGTTTCGATGTGGGATTCAATTTCCTTAATGGTTCGTTTCCATCGAGTTTCCAGAGCTGGACAACATTAACCACTTTAATTCTCAGAGAGAATCGTTTTAGTGGGGGAATTCCAGCTTTCATGTCAGAATTTGAAAATCTCAACGATTTAAAACTCGGTGGAAATAATTTTGGTGGAAATATTCCTATATCAATTGGAAAAATGCAGAATTTGCGGTATGATTTGAACCTAAGTGCTAATGGACTAGTAGGCAAGCTTCCTCCGGAGATCGGAAACCTGAATAGTCTGCTAAAACTGGATCTATCTTGGAACAATTTGACAGGAAGCATACAAGTTCTCGACGAGCTCAGTTCATTAACCGAATTGAACATTTCATACAATTCTTTTGAAGGTCCTCTATCACAACAACTGATGAACTTAACGAATTCTTCTCAATCATTTTTGGGAAATCCTGGCCTGTGTGTTAACCTTTCATTGTCCAATGGTTTGAATTTCGCAAGAAGCAGCAATTTAAGCCTATGTAATCACGATGACACAAAATCAAAAAAGCTGAGTAACATTGCAATTGTGATGATAGCACTTGGATCCTCGATACTTGCCGTGCTCTTGTTAGGACTAATTTATATATTTCTAGTCAGAAGGTCTAAGCAGGAAGCCGTCATCACCGAGCAAAATGATTCTTCAAACCTTCTCAAGAAAGTGATGGAAGCTACACAGAATCTAAGTGACGAGTATATTATAGGCAGAGGAGCTGCAGGAATTGTTTACAAAGCTGTAATTAGTCCAGACAAAATTTTGGCAGTGAAGAAGCTTGTCTTCGGGGAGGATGAACGAAAACACATAAGCATGTCAAGAGAAGTTGAAGCACTTTCAAAGATTAGGCATAGAAATTTGGTGAGACTTGAACATGTTTGGTTGAGAGAAAATTATGGTCTAATCTCATACAAATACATGCCAAATGGAAGTCTTTATGAGGCTTTGCACGAGAATAATCCACCGCAGTCCTTAAACTGGAACATAAGAAATAAGATAGCTGTTGGAATTGCTCAGAGTTTGGTTTATCTTCATTTTGACTGTGATCCTGTCATAGTTCATAGAGACATCAAAACATGCAATATACTTTTAGATTCTGAAATGGAGCCTCATGTTACTGATTTCGGTCTTGCTAAGATTTTGCACCGATCGTCTAGTTCTACCTCAGCACAGTCGATAAATGTTTCTGGTACACTTGGCTATATTGCACCAG AGAATGCTTATACAAGAGCAAAGGGTAAGGAATCTGATGTGTACAGTTATGGCGTAGTTTTGCTAGAGTTGATATCAAGAAAAAAGGCAATAGACCCATCATTTATGGAAGGAATGGATTTAGTTACTTGGGTGAGATCTTTGTGGGAAGAAGCAGGAGTTGTTGATGAAATTGTTGATTCAGAACTTGCCAATGAAATTTCAAATTCTAATAAAGTGATGAAGGAAGTAACCAAAGTGCTTATGGTGGCTTTGAGATGTACAGAAAGTGATCCACGGAAGAGACCTACAATGAGAGATGTTATCAAGAATTTGTAG